The sequence CAATTCTACACATGAAAAATGTTCACGTGTCCCAGAGTCAATCTTAAATGATGATCTTCTATGTAATGGGGGAAAAGATGCATGAAAATGAAAGCTGTGGACAATAAATTAAGTGGAGCAATTCAATATCTGTGTTGTTTGTTATTGTGTTATTTCACATGGGCTTCCCTCATCTATTTTCATAAGTGTTGCCAGCATAATGAGATGTAACGGAGACATGGTTGAATTATTAAAATCTACCGCCATAAAATGGAGCAGCTCTCATTGTCTCCAGCATGGCATGATATCAGGTGTCTCTACTGATGGCTTCTTTATTTAGAGCTATTCATTATGCATATAGAGAGCTCAGTCTCACCTGGCTATTTTAACTCATTACAGATTTACGAACCCCTACTGCGATCGGCTCGGTGCCTTGAGTGATGAGGGAAATTGTCTCAAGTGTGTGTGTTAAGTCTGAGAACAAACCTAATCACAAGAAACTAAAGGTTCTTCACAAAGATATTTGTACAGTTTATATAATTTCTAAGTCGTTTTGGTTAAGGGAGTTTGCTAGatgattaaatgtaaatctATGAgggaatataatatatatatatatatatatatatatatatatatatatatatatatatatatatatatatatacttgaaATATTACTGATGAATGAGTTATTTTCTCCTCATGTCCTCTACCTTTTCACACCTCAAACTTTTCTAGGTCAATTACTCATTTGGGACTACAAACCTGACCAGGAACCTCCACTTTTAGGCATCATGGTCCCCTTCTAATCTAACGTTGTTTTTGAGTTGaactttatttttctaaaaatcaCTGTATTGACCATAAAATGGGCGTAATTATAACAACACACTCTTGCTCATGACATGCTGCCAGTGTTGCATCTGCAGCACTATATACACTGACTGCACTACTCGGTTTTCTGCGTCTGTCTCTTTAAGAACTGCTCTCTTCGAGGACTCCCTGACGCATTGCAGGTGGCTGAAAACCAATCAAAATACATTTCCCAGGTCAGCTGACGAGTGCTATCAGACTTCTATATATAAACTCTCCGGATCGTCCATTCAAACCTGAAAGCCACCGTTGTATGCTATGGCTTTTGAAAAGAATAATCCTAATATAGAAATTTACAGTCGATAAACAACGCTGTACGATATATCGGTTTTATAAACGAAAACGGGACAGTTTCACAGTGCTAATTGGAGTTAAAACAGTTCGACTACGCGGCGTAGGAAGACCATAGTAACCGCTTTGTTGTCAAGGAGTGCGACGTCCCACTTTGGACCGAAACACCAAGGCGTAGTGATATTGAAATTTGGGCGCACAGCAGCAAAAGATAGTGCTTGACAATCGCACGGGTGGAAAGCAAACGCTTGGACTTCAATTTTTCTCTACGTAAAGAGCAACGTAGTTCACACTAAAACACAATGGTAAGTAAGCTTTTAAAACACTGTATTCTAATAGTTAAAGCTCAACGTAGCTACAAAAATGGCTGAGCCTCCATGGCGAAGTAATAGGTGTGAATGGGCTAGTGTTAGCTTAGCTCCTCGCGAGCTAACCGTCATTCTATTGAAAGAGCGCGCGAGTCCCGGGCTAACGTTAGTTAAACTGGTTACACACCGTTTTCATATTTCTAAGTGTCGAGTAAACGGCTTTATCGCCTGCCGTGTGTCATTTGGCAGCGCTTCCTATAATTGCAAATAGGCGCGAGACGTTTACAGCATAAAATGCGCTATGTTAGCACATCCTCCTTGACTGATTCACTGTTGATAGCTCGCCTCAAGTCGGCGTCAGCAGGCAGCGGCTTCAAAATAGATTTTCAAATCGCGCTCATTTACATGAGACAGGACCTTATCGTCCCTTGTGCAGAAATAGCCCCAGCTTTTTCTAATATATCGGATCGGTTACAACATACTTGTAGTTTCTCACAGCATGCGCACTAATCCATTCAGCTGGCCTCTAAGCGTGAACGAAATTGCAGATCAATAAAATGCAACAATGCAAATagtcaaatacagtaaaatacagctGTTTAGTCTGCTGTGACTGCGTTTTGTAATTTGCTAATTCATAGAGCCCCGAATTAGGCGCTGTAGTCATGAATGACATCATCAAACTTGTAAAACCCAAGCTCACGTGTTAGACACGTCCAGTTTAACAGGCAATAAATAAAGTTGAGCTTCAGCTTGAAGACGTGCTATCTGGTTATGCTTAAAaataattactgttttttttttttgtgttcttcATCTAGGCTGATCAGCTAACAGAGGAGCAGATTGCTGGTATGGAAGATAAACCTTTaccttaaaaggatagttcattcaaaaatgaatgatttaatgTTACTaatcctcaagttgttccaaatttgtatgaatttctttcttctgctgaccACAAGAGAATATTTTCAAAGAATGTCGGAAACCAAACAGTTAGTAGACCCCATCTCCCCCCCATGCTGTGGAAGGCAatgtccatcaactgtttggttacaaacattcttcaaaatatcttttgtgttcaacacaAGAAAGaaagtgacagaattttcatttgagtgaactatcccattGAACCAGCAATATCATGTGCTAATAGTTGTAGAATATTTAACCCATTATTTATGCTTCTCTCTCCCCCCTCTCAGAATTCAAGGAGGCCTTCTCCTTATTTGACAAAGACGGTGATGGCACCATCACTACTAAAGAGCTAGGAACTGTCATGCGCTCTTTGGGCCAGAATCCTACAGAGGCAGAGCTCCAGGATATGATCAATGAAGTTGATGCTGATGGTGAGGAAGCTCTTCCACAGATAATGCCACGTTCCTGTAGCTCTTCTCTAAATCTGTTCTCTTTTACCCCCCTCAGGCAATGGAACAATTGATTTCCCAGAGTTCCTTACTATGATGGCCAGGAAGATGAAGGACACAGATAGCGAGGAGGAGATCAGAGAAGCGTTCAGAGTTTTCGATAAGGTACAATAGGTTTTCTTACTTATTGAAGGCGTTTCTTTAGGGAAAAAAAGTGGGAACTCCTCACTCTATGACTAATACCTTACAGGATGGAAATGGCTATATCAGTGCAGCAGAGTTGCGTCATGTCATGACAAATCTGGGGGAGAAGCTTACAGACGAGGAAGTGGATGAGATGATCCGGGAGGCAGATATTGATGGTGATGGCCAGGTCAACTACGAAGGTATTTCCACACATTCTTTTTACATGTTAGCGTGTATTGTCTATGTAAACGCCAAGCTTGTGGTAATTCATGCATCACGTGTggatgtttaaaaatgaaaagccATCAATAAAGGCTTATTTTATTGTAGTTTGTTTCTTGCAGaatatttgtgaatattttttttttttttttcatgtttatctAATTTTCCCCCCCAATTTTTCAGAGTTCGTCCAGATGATGACAGCGAAGTAAAACTGGAAACCAAAAGGAGCACATCAGACCAAACAGTGGGCAGCACTCTCACTGTCAACATTCAACAAGCATTCACAACCCAATCTCTTACTCCTCTCCATTTAGTTTTGCTCTCCTCTACTTTCCCTTAGTTTGAACAGTCCTCTGCTTGTTTTTAATGATCTCCTGTAATTTGGTTTTCTTTGGAAGAAAATATTTACATGcacaacaaagtttaaatcttGCATATATGATGGTGATAACAGCAGTGTAACACATGTATCAATATTTTAAAGATTGTGACATACTATATGGACAAGAGCAATGCATGCTTTGTTTACGTTTGgcatgtttctgtgttttttttttttccttttttgtttttttttttcctcccagcTTGCCTCTTTTTCTAACTTGCTAGTTCTCCTTTAACTGCATGTTTCTCATGCAACCTCTGCTCAGTGGTCTTAGAACTGTATGGTGAATAACCATTCATGGATAATCAGGGGCTTTATATAACAAAATGGCTCAAACTTCCATGTCATAGTGTGattgtttttgtaaatgtagATCTGTGTGTCTGAGCGAGTGCTTGTAGATGGATTTAAAGTGGAGCCACTCAGTACAGTTTACGTTTTGGTATAGGGCTTGTTCTTTAGGGACCGCATAACTAATGTGCAAGATAAAGAAAATTAGACAAACCTGCATAGAATAATCCAGAGATGGTTAATTGGGGACcaattatttcagttagttaGTCTGCTTTGTTTAGCCCCTTTTTGTATTATTTGAGAGAAACATGGTGGAAAGTCTTTAACCTTCCTTCCAACTTCCATTTCCTCACTAATTTTACTACCCCAAAACAATTGCCACCTATTTGTTCTAGACTGGTGTAGAGAGGTTTATTGTTTGGTTTGAGCTCTATAAGTGTGGAGATTGTACTGAAGATGTAGAATAGTTTTCACCTTAATATACAGTCTTACATTTTGATGCTGCACTTGGTGTCCTAGTCAGTGGACCATTTCTGTCTAGggaaaaatattacatttaagcTGTGTGCTGATACTTCCTGCAGGCTGTTTGATATATTTGTATACATCCATAGCACCTGCATTTtatgatatgatttttttttttttttttaaacaataatttctCAAAAACAATGGCATGCTCTTCTCTTCCATGGTCCTGTAGTTGTGGTCCACGCACAGTGACAATTGGGACGGTGCGTAATGCTTGTCATCTAGTTAGACTGCGTCTGCCATGTTGGTGCAGCACATGCTGCCATGAAATGCCGCTTTGaatgaaattgattttttttttttttttttgtaactgtATAGACCGTTAAACAAACAAATGGTTAAGGTTTAAACAAATGGTGTATAATGGTAGAATCACATACATTATGGAGGTAGTATTGCATCTTCTGCCCCAGTTGTTAATTTATTCTACTGTTATGTTTTTTATGACCTTTATATGTTGTTGTTTCTTTTCTTCTAAGATCTAAGTTTATGGTCTggttcttttttctctctttctctgcccATAAggtaatatagtaaaaaaaaatgaaaggttATGCATTCCATTGCAGAACTCTGGTTTTCTTGCTAAATAAACATCTTGGACCTCTGTTTCTAAATTACCTCTTTTTGTTCATAACACTGTTGCCTATATAACTGTAAACATGCATGGGCTTATTAAAAATAGTGTAAGAGAGACAGAAAAGTGCATTTAATATGTATATCTACTGTGTTTATTGTCATTTGTTTGCACAAGGCAATATTCTGCCTTGTTTTATAATTTTGAATCACATTATTAAATTAAGAGTCGACATGTCCACAGAATATCACttataaatacatacaaacatacattgCACATATTACaaacaaaatagtttttatAACCTTGGGATGTGTAAAATTAGAAACGAGTGAGTGTAACATAAACTTATTATCCATCTGTAGTTTTGTCCTGTCATGGAACTACAACACCCAAGGTTTCACCAAACATCCAATAGCGGCACCTGTGCAGAGCTGTTGATGATTGACGTGGCGCAGAACGAATACGACATCGCCGATTTCAGCGccaaccaatcacatcaatgACAAGTGAGACGTGGGCGGGGACGCCAGTCTCAGAACATACACCAATAGTTTGACAGTATACAGATGGGTGGTTTATTGATTCaagaaaaaatgttgcaacGGGCCAAATACTAAAGAGAGTGTTCAATTGATTTGTGGCTGGACAAGCCAACTCAGACGATTTGAACAAACTTCAGCAAACAATTTTAACGAGTTAAACGTACAGCGGGGAATCTGATCCCATCTGCCGCGATATAATACTGTCAGGAGATGTAAATAAGCGAGTTCAGGCCAGGCGCATTTAGTTCACTACGTATCCACGATTGCTACGTACAATTGATATTCACTGAACTTACGCACCGAGGCTTTTACGTCTTTACGTTCCTTCTTCAGGGAACAGGATTGGACACCAGTACGCAACTGCCGTGAGGCAAGAATAAGAAGGTAAGACAGCATTCTTGCATTTTATGTGTTTATCAGATCAAATGGTACGCATTTTTTGAGACTGCGGTGTTATAATGCAAGTATGTTGAACACAAGTTGCTGTCCTCATAAGCACTAGCTGCTTGGCATGTTAACTTGTTCATAAGTACATGTTATTTCAATGAACAGACAGTCGTGGCTTCTGCAGTAAACATTTATGAAACGTGTTTGATGGAGTTTGTTTTTGAAGTCGTGCAGCATGCGACCAAAGGGCATTGTACTCTGTTTGCTAACCCATGTGCCAACTGAATGAATCAAACTGGACAAGCTTATGCATTTGGCTCACTTGATTGACCTATAAACTATTCGCTGCCACATAACCAAACATAAACACTTCACTGCTACACGTCTGTTTAAAAGGAAAGTTGAAGCTTTAAAGCTGGAAAGTGGTTATTCATTGCGCAGATTCACTTTCAAGTTGGCACCTGTCCATGACAATTTTAACGTCCAGCTATACATGACAGTGTCCAACTGTCCAACTGTCCCCTATGCCCAAAATCACACAAGGGCAAACTCTACTACAAATAAAGGCATTAACAGTGATTTAGACATCAGTGATATGCTTTTCGCTACATGGAGGTTGAAGGAGGAAGTTGGCTGGTATTGTTGGCTGAAAATATTATCTGTAATCAAAGGTTTTTGTACAGCTGCCATGTACATTAATGCAACTTCACGTGCTATCGGAAATGTGATAATACCTacttctgaagtcgtgattacgAGCTCATGGCATTCAAGTTTCGAAATGGCAGAGGATTCCTgtgcaaaaaaattattttcagcataattatcttaataaaaaaaaatgtacaggcCGTTTTTAAGACTTCATATTAATTGggagtttatataaaatattatttattattaattattattaatattgctcAACAAGGATACAGTTCTCTTATGTAAATCTTGATGTTGAATTGATGTTGTTGGATATGTTCAAGGCCtctagttttcatttttttttttttcattttatctgTGTTGTCGTCTTGGATTTGTTCTTGGTAATATTGTCATAGTCAGAGATTCAGCGCTGACTCAGatttttgttatatattatacagttaTATAACACTGAACATGTTTTATGAAAAGCAGCAGGTGTCTGATAATATGACACTTATGGACATCTTCAGAAACCTGATGACTCTTGAACTATGGGATATATTGGAGTCATCATCATCAGCCACATGTTGGCAACCGATGAAGTGCTAAAGGCAGCAGAATCGTGCAGGCCATTtctcatcaaccaattgccatTGCTTgagatatatacatattatatacatCCATGCATGCATTGTGAGTAGGGCTGTGCAATTAATCGCAATCGCAAAACAATCGCGATTTGAGCACATGCAATTTCTAAATCGCATAAGActgcaattttatttatattttaatttagaatATTTTGGAGTATTTTGGATCCAGGACAGAGGATGTGTCAGAGAGCAAGGTTATTTGCAAGACCTGTGAGATTATTGCAACGAAATAGGGCAATACAACAAACCTGTTCCAGCACTTAAAACAGCACCATAAACTGTATGACAAAAGATACCAAAAGATGCTATTTCTGTTTATCAAGCTGTAAATactatgttatttaattgtgaaatgttttgttatgcacTTGTGCACTGAATACATTTAGAAAGTAgcacatttgaaaaagcaaaaacaattgCCAAAATCGCAAATAAAATCGCAATTgcaatattcatttaaaaaatcgCAATATGATTATTTTGTCCAAATTGCACAGTCCTAATTGTGAGTGACACACAGACTGCTTTGTGGTGCATTTTAATATTGGAATAATCCATAAAGAAAGTTGTTGGTTTACTGCATGTTAAAATATTGGCCTTATGTTTTGTGTAATGGAAAGTAGAGTAGAGTAAGAACGACATGACCGAATGAGTAAGACCTAAAAGCAATATTCTGGTCTTGTTTTTTCTCTATTATAGGCAAATAAATGGCCCTGTGTTCTCATAAGTTGGGCTGTGAATGAGTTTGTAAGTGGATCTCTGTGCATTACTATGGTTTCTTTTGAGTAGAgtacaattctttttttttatagaccGACCAAGGCCACAGGCTGTGCCAAAACATACTCTTGGGATAAAAGGTTTCATGTGAATGGTTCACACGTAATCTCTTTTAAAGCCACCTGCTTCCACCCAGTCAGGAAGATATTTTGCATCATTTTGATGATGAGCGTTTTGCTACTAAATCGCACCTATTCACCCCTCACTGTTTTACATGCCCCGTTACACATGCAGAATGCCATCCAATACATTGTCCCATCTCCACGCAGTCCTAAACCCTCACACAAATGTGCTGCTATTGTTTACAGCAGCTTGAGATTGTGTCTCCTCTGCGGCGCTCATGTATCAGTGTCAGGTTCTCTCTCAGGCAGGACACAGTTGCTGTATTGTTGTGATTTTGGCAGCGGTATGTGCCTTATTCAGGAGAAAACTAGTATAAGGAACAGTTAAATGACTCCGTAACTACAGAGGAGTTAGAGTGAAATGGGACACCTTAAGTATGCTTCCAGCCTAAGCTTTTGTAGAGGAATTTTGCATTTTGCAGATTACATatgcattttttccccctgcCCTTTCATCTGAGGGGCCATATGCTGTGCAAATACCTTTCTTTTGCAGTAGGTAGACCTTTGAGCATGTTTTTGCAACATCCCTGTATGTAACTAGTTatcaaatgcatgtttttttttttttttaggaaatggGCAAATATGAACTACATGCGTTCTCTCTTTTTCCCCCCAAATTAATTGGTATAAAATGGAATTTTTCAACTGGGTACCAGgatttattgtaaaaaaaaataaaaaaaataaaataaaaaatcaacaaaatataatttatagttttaaaattctgcaaaattattaacattacatGGGATGAATAGAAAACATTGTGCCTGTgccaaatgttttatttaggaGTGTATGCCTTATTGTATTGGTATCTTTCGACATaggatatttaattgtgcatacTTCTATTTTAAAGTTTAGATTACATTTGTCATAAGCTAATGCTCAATTAaagttaattttaataatttaataatttagtaACACTGTTATagttggcatgaaatgaaaatttctATCTATTTTCTTATTTTCCCAAATGCATCTTATTGatattattgtaaattattcttatttgcttatgtttaatattttaaatttgtttttgacCTTTTGAAATTTTAATCGAAATGTCATAATTAGATCTTCCGGTGAAAAAGCCAGAATTCTCTCTGAAGGTGTATGCtggacttctccaatcatttagtcctGCTTCTTTCTTCCAATCGACTGCGAGCTCACATTCAGATCCGCCTCCATCTCCAATCAACAACCGATGGACAGAACCAAGTCACCTCCCTACATTTTTTACCTTTTCGATTAtccgtttcacttggatgtATGTCACAATgtggaagaaaagatctgtcacTAGCTgtttcattgtgactttaaatgtaatattcaaATGTTTGTTAAATTCTTGTGGTGCATAAAATcatttgt comes from Chanodichthys erythropterus isolate Z2021 chromosome 22, ASM2448905v1, whole genome shotgun sequence and encodes:
- the calm3b gene encoding calmodulin 3b (phosphorylase kinase, delta), which codes for MADQLTEEQIAEFKEAFSLFDKDGDGTITTKELGTVMRSLGQNPTEAELQDMINEVDADGNGTIDFPEFLTMMARKMKDTDSEEEIREAFRVFDKDGNGYISAAELRHVMTNLGEKLTDEEVDEMIREADIDGDGQVNYEEFVQMMTAK